The Siniperca chuatsi isolate FFG_IHB_CAS linkage group LG2, ASM2008510v1, whole genome shotgun sequence genome window below encodes:
- the mlnl gene encoding motilin-like, with the protein MSMRGAVAGCLVLVCLVMLLAERTEGHITFFSPKEMMLMKEREGRKDMEPRSEDGQFDEVTVQQLPQAERGGNPDKTVEIAVRLSPKQLDHVAPVLKEIIHEIVEERQKAK; encoded by the exons ATGAGCATGCGTGGAGCAGTGGCTGGTTGCTTGGTGCTGGTGTGCCTGGTGATGCTGCTGGCTGAGAGGACAGAGGGACACATCACCTTCTTCAGCCCAAAGGAGATGATGCTGATGAAG GAGCGTGAAGGTAGAAAGGACATGGAACCTCGATCGGAGGATGGTCAGTTTGATGAGGTCACAGTCCAACAGCTACCTCAGGCTGAACGTGGTGGAAATCCT GATAAAACAGTGGAGATTGCTGTCCGTCTTTCACCTAAACAGCTGGATCATGTGGCGCCGGTGCTCAAGGAGATCATCCATGAAATAGTGGAGGAACGTCAGAAAG CCAAATAG
- the nop56 gene encoding nucleolar protein 56, producing MVLLHVLFEHAAGYALYAIKEVEEIGMLLPQVENSILSIGKFNSMVSLAAFFPFKSAQAALENMNAISEGVVHADLKLFLETNLPLSGKKKAVLGVSDAKIGAALQEEFSLSIQTGGVVAEITRGVRLHFHSLVKGLTAQAASKAQLGLGHSYSRAKVKFNVNRVDNMIIQSIALLDQLDKDINTFSMRVREWYGYHFPELVKIVSDNSMYCRLAQLIGNRKELSEESLESLEEVVMDSAKAQAILDASRSSMGMDISPIDLINIERFSDRVVSLAAYRLELQEYLRSKMSQVAPNLAALIGEVVGARLISHAGSLTNLAKYPASTVQILGAEKALFRALKTRGNTPKYGLIFHSTFIGRAAAKNKGRISRYLANKCTIASRIDCFSEVPTSVFGDKLRSQVEERLSFYETGDVPRKNVDVMKEAVKEATDVAAEIKRKLEKKEKKRKKREKKLQELEANGENNSEAEVENGEADTTVVKKKKKKQAAEEMAVQAEETPAAENGADDPPAKKKKKPKAGEVEVQAEEAAATDNGAEEMDTPAKKKKKRKAETMDEETPETCVSEKKKKKKKKENADE from the exons ATG GTGCTGTTGCACGTGTTATTCGAGCATGCGGCGGGCTACGCGCTGTATGCCATCAAAGAGGTGGAGGAGATCGGCATGCTGCTGCCTCAG gtggagAACAGCATACTGAGCATTGGCAAGTTCAACAGCATGGTGAGCCTGGCTGCCTTCTTCCCCTTCAAGTCTGCCCAGGCTGCTCTGGAGAACATGAATGCCATTTCTGAAG GTGTGGTTCATGCTGACCTGAAGTTGTTCCTAGAGACAAACCTGCCCCTTTCTGGGAAGAAGAAGGCAGTGTTGGGGGTTTCAGATGCCAAGATTGGAGCAGCTTTACAAGAAGAATTTAGCCTTTCCATCCAGACCGGAGGGGTGGTGGCTGAGATAACCAGAG GTGTGCGTCTGCACTTTCACTCCCTGGTGAAGGGTCTGACTGCCCAGGCTGCCTCCAAGGCGCAGCTGGGTCTTGGCCACAGCTACTCGAGAGCTAAAGTCAAGTTCAATGTCAACAGGGTTGACAACATGATCATCCAGTCCATCGCTCTGTTGGATCAGCTGGACAAAGACATCAACACTTTCTCCATGCGTGTCCG TGAATGGTATGGCTACCACTTCCCAGAGCTGGTCAAGATCGTGTCAGACAACTCAATGTACTGCCGCCTGGCTCAGCTCATCGGAAACAGGAAGGAGTTGTCGGAGGAGAGTCTGGAGAGCCtggaggaggtggtgatggACAGCGCCAAGGCTCAGGCTATCCTGGACGCATCGCGCTCATCCATGG GTATGGACATCTCTCCCATTGACCTGATCAACATAGAGAGATTCTCCGATCGTGTAGTGTCACTGGCCGCCTATCGGCTGGAGCTGCAGGAGTACCTGCGTTCCAAGATGAGCCAGGTGGCTCCAAATCTGGCAGCGTTAATCGGAGAAGTG GTGGGAGCTCGTCTGATCTCCCATGCCGGCAGTCTAACCAACCTGGCCAAGTACCCGGCCTCCACCGTTCAGATCCTGGGAGCAGAAAAGGCCCTGTTCAG AGCCCTAAAGACTCGTGGCAACACCCCCAAGTATGGGCTGATCTTCCACTCAACCTTCATCGGACGTGCTGCTGCCAAGAACAAAGGCCGCATCTCCAGATATCTGGCAAACAAGTGCACCATCGCCTCACGTATTGACTGTTTCTCTG AGGTACCCACAAGTGTGTTTGGTGACAAGCTGCGTTCGCAGGTGGAAGAGCGCTTGTCTTTCTATGAGACGGGCGATGTGCCACGGAAGAATGTAGATGTCATGAAAGAGGCTGTAAAAGAG GCTACTGATGTTGCAGCCGAGATCAAGCGAAAACtggagaagaaggaaaagaaacgCAAGAAGCGTGAAAAGAAGTTGCAAGAACTTGAAGCAAATGGTGAAAACAACAGTGAAGCTGAG GTGGAGAATGGAGAAGCAGATACCACCgtagtgaagaagaaaaagaagaaacaagcgGCCGAGGAGATGGCGGTCCAAGCAGAGGAGACCCCTGCTGCAGAGAACGGAGCAGACGACCCCCCAgcgaagaagaaaaagaaaccgAAAGCTGGGGAGGTAGAGGTCCAGGCAGAAGAAGCGGCTGCCACAGATAATGGAGCAGAGGAAATGGATACTCCTgccaagaagaaaaagaaacgaAAGGCTGAGACCATGGATGAAGAGACCCCAGAAACATGTGtgtctgagaaaaaaaagaaaaagaagaaaaaagagaatgcAGATGAGTGA